From the Bubalus kerabau isolate K-KA32 ecotype Philippines breed swamp buffalo chromosome 2, PCC_UOA_SB_1v2, whole genome shotgun sequence genome, one window contains:
- the GPR156 gene encoding probable G-protein coupled receptor 156 isoform X1, with protein sequence MEPEINCSELCDGFSGQELERRPLHDLCRTTITSSHHSSKTISSLSPALLGIVWTFLSCGLLLIAFFLGFTIRCRKNRIVKMSSPNLNIVTLLGSCLTYSSAYLFGIHNQGALVGSSMESLIQIRLSMLCIGTSLVFGPILGKSWRLYKVFTQRVPDKRVIIKDLQLLGLVAALVIADVILLMTWVLTDPIQCLQILGVSMTVTGRDVSCSLTSTHFCASRYSDVWIALILGCKGLLLLYGAYLAGLTDHVSSPPVNQSLTIMVGVNLVVLAAGLLFVVTRYLYSWPNLVFGLTSGGIFVCTTTINCFIFIPQLKQWKAFEEENQTIRRMAKYFSTPSKSLHTQYGEEQNCHIRGEKNSMERLLTEKNAVIESLQEQVNNAREKLVRLMSAGCSSDLPEEAVPPASSHHKDIMATASAHSLAPQGPSECLSDSQNDTSAATQDSQSTSVLASSVQGLRGPVKDTSPSTGQKQKFSDLKDLSNPLHLGCSQKPWAEQSQTAERRDLVPMALHQCLIESEEGSVPQRHGQVENSEGPPEQLGSRVNSVIREKLQEVLQDLGLGPGAPLPSSLSCPQQPWKSIAAHSPQKVPLSKEPGFSPSMVRRRRAAQRARSHFLGAAPSYVGHRVNRAISGQNVQDSPCLDPQTADPRVARPSSGNPLVLPAPRGKPGTLEGHTQRQAEPRGAERSLESFPQKSSGSGRKLCPAAPRPSRASPDLPGQRQPPGSPGCPSLSSPSSYLDTESSSSDELFCRCHRPYCEICFQSSSESSDSGSSDTDPEPAGARASWEKLWARSKPVVNFKDDLKPTLV encoded by the exons GATTGTGAAGATGTCCAGTCCCAATCTGAACATTGTGACCTTATTGGGCAGTTGTCTGACTTACAGTAGTGCTTACCTCTTTGGGATTCACAATCAAGGTGCTTTAGTGGGAAGCTCAATGGAAAGTCTCATTCAG ATAAGACTCTCCATGTTGTGCATTGGAACCTCCCTGGTGTTTGGCCCCATTCTTGGGAAGAGCTGGCGACTCTACAAGGTGTTTACCCAGAGGGTTCCGGACAAGAGAGTG ATAATCAAAGACCTGCAGCTTCTGGGGTTGGTGGCAGCCCTGGTGATAGCTGATGTGATCCTGCTCATGACTTGGGTGCTGACTGATCCCATCCAGTGTCTTCAGATTCTTGGTGTCAGTATGACG GTGACAGGGAGAGACGTGTCCTGCTCTCTGACCAGCACACACTTCTGTGCTTCCCGGTACTCCGATGTCTGGATTGCTCTCATTTTGGGATGCAAG ggcctgctgctgctatATGGGGCCTACCTGGCTGGCCTGACTGACCACGTCAGCTCTCCTCCTGTAAATCAGTCTTTAACCATCATGGTTGGGGTCAACCTCGTGGTACTGGCTGCTGGGCTGCTTTTTGTGGTCACCAGATACTTGTACTCCTGGCCCAACCTGGTCTTCGGACTCACGTCTGGAGGTATCTTTGTTTGCACAACCACAATCAACTGCTTCATCTTCATTCCCCAG CTGAAGCAATGGAAGGCATTTGAAGAGGAAAACCAAACAATCAGACGCATGGCCAAATATTTCAGCACTCCCAGCAAAAGCTTGCACACCCAGTATGGTGAGGAGCAGAATTGCCACATTAGAGGAGAGAAAAACTCCATGGAGAGACTCCTCACAGAA aaAAATGCTGTGATTGAAAGCCTGCAAGAACAAGTAAACAATGCCAGAGAGAAGCTAGTGAGACTGATGTCAGCAGGGTGCTCCTCTGACCTCCCAGAGGAGGCTGTGCCACCTGCCTCTTCCCACCACAAGGACATCATGGCCACAGCCTCTGCCCATAGCCTGGCACCTCAAGGGCCTTCAGAATGTCTCTCTGACTCTCAGAATGATACCAGTGCGGCCACCCAGGACTCCCAGAGCACCTCAGTGCTGGCCTCAAGTGTACAAGGCCTCAGGGGGCCTGTGAAGGATACCAGCCCCTCCACAGGGCAGAAGCAGAAATTTTCTGACTTGAAAGACCTTTCTAATCCTTTACATTTGGGCTGCAGCCAGAAGCCATGGGCTGAGCAAAGCCAGACTGCAGAAAGAAGAGACCTGGTACCCATGGCCCTCCACCAGTGTCtcatagaaagtgaagaaggctCTGTTCCCCAGAGACACGGGCAGGTAGAGAACTCAGAGGGGCCCCCAGAGCAACTGGGGTCAAGAGTCAATTCAGTGATCAGGGAGAAACTTCAGGAAGTCCTCCAAGATCTGGGCCTGGGCCCTggggctcccctcccctcttccttgtCTTGTCCCCAGCAGCCCTGGAAGAGCATCGCTGCCCACAGCCCCCAGAAGGTGCCCCTCTCCAAGGAGCCAGGCTTCAGCCCGTCCATGGTGAGGAGAAGGCGGGCGGCACAGCGGGCTCGCTCACACTTTCTAGGCGCTGCACCCTCCTATGTGGGGCATCGGGTAAACAGGGCCATTTCTGGGCAAAATGTACAGGACAGCCCCTGCCTGGACCCCCAAACTGCTGATCCCAGGGTAGCAAGACCCTCTTCTGGGAATCCTTTAGTACTCCCTGCTCCTCGAGGCAAGCCAGGCACCCTAGAGGGCCACACACAGCGCCAGGCAGAGCCCCGGGGAGCCGAACGGAGCCTCGAATCCTTTCCCCAAAAGTCTTCTGGCTCTGGCCGGAAGCTGTGTCCCGCTGCCCCACGCCCATCCAGGGCCTCCCCCGACCTGCCTGGGCAGCGGCAGCCCCCAGGGTCCCCAGGCTGCCCCTCCCTGTCTTCTCCTAGTAGCTACCTTGACACCGAATCCAGCAGCTCAGACGAGCTCTTCTGCCGCTGCCACCGGCCCTACTGCGAGATCTGCTTCCAGAGCTCCTCTGAGTCCAGTGACAGTGGCTCGTCAGACACCGACCCGGAGCCTGCGGGGGCGCGGGCTTCCTGGGAAAAGCTGTGGGCCCGCTCGAAGCCTGTCGTGAACTTCAAAGATGATTTGAAACCCACACTGGTGTGA
- the GPR156 gene encoding probable G-protein coupled receptor 156 isoform X3 translates to MSSPNLNIVTLLGSCLTYSSAYLFGIHNQGALVGSSMESLIQIRLSMLCIGTSLVFGPILGKSWRLYKVFTQRVPDKRVIIKDLQLLGLVAALVIADVILLMTWVLTDPIQCLQILGVSMTVTGRDVSCSLTSTHFCASRYSDVWIALILGCKGLLLLYGAYLAGLTDHVSSPPVNQSLTIMVGVNLVVLAAGLLFVVTRYLYSWPNLVFGLTSGGIFVCTTTINCFIFIPQLKQWKAFEEENQTIRRMAKYFSTPSKSLHTQYGEEQNCHIRGEKNSMERLLTEKNAVIESLQEQVNNAREKLVRLMSAGCSSDLPEEAVPPASSHHKDIMATASAHSLAPQGPSECLSDSQNDTSAATQDSQSTSVLASSVQGLRGPVKDTSPSTGQKQKFSDLKDLSNPLHLGCSQKPWAEQSQTAERRDLVPMALHQCLIESEEGSVPQRHGQVENSEGPPEQLGSRVNSVIREKLQEVLQDLGLGPGAPLPSSLSCPQQPWKSIAAHSPQKVPLSKEPGFSPSMVRRRRAAQRARSHFLGAAPSYVGHRVNRAISGQNVQDSPCLDPQTADPRVARPSSGNPLVLPAPRGKPGTLEGHTQRQAEPRGAERSLESFPQKSSGSGRKLCPAAPRPSRASPDLPGQRQPPGSPGCPSLSSPSSYLDTESSSSDELFCRCHRPYCEICFQSSSESSDSGSSDTDPEPAGARASWEKLWARSKPVVNFKDDLKPTLV, encoded by the exons ATGTCCAGTCCCAATCTGAACATTGTGACCTTATTGGGCAGTTGTCTGACTTACAGTAGTGCTTACCTCTTTGGGATTCACAATCAAGGTGCTTTAGTGGGAAGCTCAATGGAAAGTCTCATTCAG ATAAGACTCTCCATGTTGTGCATTGGAACCTCCCTGGTGTTTGGCCCCATTCTTGGGAAGAGCTGGCGACTCTACAAGGTGTTTACCCAGAGGGTTCCGGACAAGAGAGTG ATAATCAAAGACCTGCAGCTTCTGGGGTTGGTGGCAGCCCTGGTGATAGCTGATGTGATCCTGCTCATGACTTGGGTGCTGACTGATCCCATCCAGTGTCTTCAGATTCTTGGTGTCAGTATGACG GTGACAGGGAGAGACGTGTCCTGCTCTCTGACCAGCACACACTTCTGTGCTTCCCGGTACTCCGATGTCTGGATTGCTCTCATTTTGGGATGCAAG ggcctgctgctgctatATGGGGCCTACCTGGCTGGCCTGACTGACCACGTCAGCTCTCCTCCTGTAAATCAGTCTTTAACCATCATGGTTGGGGTCAACCTCGTGGTACTGGCTGCTGGGCTGCTTTTTGTGGTCACCAGATACTTGTACTCCTGGCCCAACCTGGTCTTCGGACTCACGTCTGGAGGTATCTTTGTTTGCACAACCACAATCAACTGCTTCATCTTCATTCCCCAG CTGAAGCAATGGAAGGCATTTGAAGAGGAAAACCAAACAATCAGACGCATGGCCAAATATTTCAGCACTCCCAGCAAAAGCTTGCACACCCAGTATGGTGAGGAGCAGAATTGCCACATTAGAGGAGAGAAAAACTCCATGGAGAGACTCCTCACAGAA aaAAATGCTGTGATTGAAAGCCTGCAAGAACAAGTAAACAATGCCAGAGAGAAGCTAGTGAGACTGATGTCAGCAGGGTGCTCCTCTGACCTCCCAGAGGAGGCTGTGCCACCTGCCTCTTCCCACCACAAGGACATCATGGCCACAGCCTCTGCCCATAGCCTGGCACCTCAAGGGCCTTCAGAATGTCTCTCTGACTCTCAGAATGATACCAGTGCGGCCACCCAGGACTCCCAGAGCACCTCAGTGCTGGCCTCAAGTGTACAAGGCCTCAGGGGGCCTGTGAAGGATACCAGCCCCTCCACAGGGCAGAAGCAGAAATTTTCTGACTTGAAAGACCTTTCTAATCCTTTACATTTGGGCTGCAGCCAGAAGCCATGGGCTGAGCAAAGCCAGACTGCAGAAAGAAGAGACCTGGTACCCATGGCCCTCCACCAGTGTCtcatagaaagtgaagaaggctCTGTTCCCCAGAGACACGGGCAGGTAGAGAACTCAGAGGGGCCCCCAGAGCAACTGGGGTCAAGAGTCAATTCAGTGATCAGGGAGAAACTTCAGGAAGTCCTCCAAGATCTGGGCCTGGGCCCTggggctcccctcccctcttccttgtCTTGTCCCCAGCAGCCCTGGAAGAGCATCGCTGCCCACAGCCCCCAGAAGGTGCCCCTCTCCAAGGAGCCAGGCTTCAGCCCGTCCATGGTGAGGAGAAGGCGGGCGGCACAGCGGGCTCGCTCACACTTTCTAGGCGCTGCACCCTCCTATGTGGGGCATCGGGTAAACAGGGCCATTTCTGGGCAAAATGTACAGGACAGCCCCTGCCTGGACCCCCAAACTGCTGATCCCAGGGTAGCAAGACCCTCTTCTGGGAATCCTTTAGTACTCCCTGCTCCTCGAGGCAAGCCAGGCACCCTAGAGGGCCACACACAGCGCCAGGCAGAGCCCCGGGGAGCCGAACGGAGCCTCGAATCCTTTCCCCAAAAGTCTTCTGGCTCTGGCCGGAAGCTGTGTCCCGCTGCCCCACGCCCATCCAGGGCCTCCCCCGACCTGCCTGGGCAGCGGCAGCCCCCAGGGTCCCCAGGCTGCCCCTCCCTGTCTTCTCCTAGTAGCTACCTTGACACCGAATCCAGCAGCTCAGACGAGCTCTTCTGCCGCTGCCACCGGCCCTACTGCGAGATCTGCTTCCAGAGCTCCTCTGAGTCCAGTGACAGTGGCTCGTCAGACACCGACCCGGAGCCTGCGGGGGCGCGGGCTTCCTGGGAAAAGCTGTGGGCCCGCTCGAAGCCTGTCGTGAACTTCAAAGATGATTTGAAACCCACACTGGTGTGA
- the GPR156 gene encoding probable G-protein coupled receptor 156 isoform X2, which yields MVCVLLTSEQMSAEILIVKMSSPNLNIVTLLGSCLTYSSAYLFGIHNQGALVGSSMESLIQIRLSMLCIGTSLVFGPILGKSWRLYKVFTQRVPDKRVIIKDLQLLGLVAALVIADVILLMTWVLTDPIQCLQILGVSMTVTGRDVSCSLTSTHFCASRYSDVWIALILGCKGLLLLYGAYLAGLTDHVSSPPVNQSLTIMVGVNLVVLAAGLLFVVTRYLYSWPNLVFGLTSGGIFVCTTTINCFIFIPQLKQWKAFEEENQTIRRMAKYFSTPSKSLHTQYGEEQNCHIRGEKNSMERLLTEKNAVIESLQEQVNNAREKLVRLMSAGCSSDLPEEAVPPASSHHKDIMATASAHSLAPQGPSECLSDSQNDTSAATQDSQSTSVLASSVQGLRGPVKDTSPSTGQKQKFSDLKDLSNPLHLGCSQKPWAEQSQTAERRDLVPMALHQCLIESEEGSVPQRHGQVENSEGPPEQLGSRVNSVIREKLQEVLQDLGLGPGAPLPSSLSCPQQPWKSIAAHSPQKVPLSKEPGFSPSMVRRRRAAQRARSHFLGAAPSYVGHRVNRAISGQNVQDSPCLDPQTADPRVARPSSGNPLVLPAPRGKPGTLEGHTQRQAEPRGAERSLESFPQKSSGSGRKLCPAAPRPSRASPDLPGQRQPPGSPGCPSLSSPSSYLDTESSSSDELFCRCHRPYCEICFQSSSESSDSGSSDTDPEPAGARASWEKLWARSKPVVNFKDDLKPTLV from the exons GATTGTGAAGATGTCCAGTCCCAATCTGAACATTGTGACCTTATTGGGCAGTTGTCTGACTTACAGTAGTGCTTACCTCTTTGGGATTCACAATCAAGGTGCTTTAGTGGGAAGCTCAATGGAAAGTCTCATTCAG ATAAGACTCTCCATGTTGTGCATTGGAACCTCCCTGGTGTTTGGCCCCATTCTTGGGAAGAGCTGGCGACTCTACAAGGTGTTTACCCAGAGGGTTCCGGACAAGAGAGTG ATAATCAAAGACCTGCAGCTTCTGGGGTTGGTGGCAGCCCTGGTGATAGCTGATGTGATCCTGCTCATGACTTGGGTGCTGACTGATCCCATCCAGTGTCTTCAGATTCTTGGTGTCAGTATGACG GTGACAGGGAGAGACGTGTCCTGCTCTCTGACCAGCACACACTTCTGTGCTTCCCGGTACTCCGATGTCTGGATTGCTCTCATTTTGGGATGCAAG ggcctgctgctgctatATGGGGCCTACCTGGCTGGCCTGACTGACCACGTCAGCTCTCCTCCTGTAAATCAGTCTTTAACCATCATGGTTGGGGTCAACCTCGTGGTACTGGCTGCTGGGCTGCTTTTTGTGGTCACCAGATACTTGTACTCCTGGCCCAACCTGGTCTTCGGACTCACGTCTGGAGGTATCTTTGTTTGCACAACCACAATCAACTGCTTCATCTTCATTCCCCAG CTGAAGCAATGGAAGGCATTTGAAGAGGAAAACCAAACAATCAGACGCATGGCCAAATATTTCAGCACTCCCAGCAAAAGCTTGCACACCCAGTATGGTGAGGAGCAGAATTGCCACATTAGAGGAGAGAAAAACTCCATGGAGAGACTCCTCACAGAA aaAAATGCTGTGATTGAAAGCCTGCAAGAACAAGTAAACAATGCCAGAGAGAAGCTAGTGAGACTGATGTCAGCAGGGTGCTCCTCTGACCTCCCAGAGGAGGCTGTGCCACCTGCCTCTTCCCACCACAAGGACATCATGGCCACAGCCTCTGCCCATAGCCTGGCACCTCAAGGGCCTTCAGAATGTCTCTCTGACTCTCAGAATGATACCAGTGCGGCCACCCAGGACTCCCAGAGCACCTCAGTGCTGGCCTCAAGTGTACAAGGCCTCAGGGGGCCTGTGAAGGATACCAGCCCCTCCACAGGGCAGAAGCAGAAATTTTCTGACTTGAAAGACCTTTCTAATCCTTTACATTTGGGCTGCAGCCAGAAGCCATGGGCTGAGCAAAGCCAGACTGCAGAAAGAAGAGACCTGGTACCCATGGCCCTCCACCAGTGTCtcatagaaagtgaagaaggctCTGTTCCCCAGAGACACGGGCAGGTAGAGAACTCAGAGGGGCCCCCAGAGCAACTGGGGTCAAGAGTCAATTCAGTGATCAGGGAGAAACTTCAGGAAGTCCTCCAAGATCTGGGCCTGGGCCCTggggctcccctcccctcttccttgtCTTGTCCCCAGCAGCCCTGGAAGAGCATCGCTGCCCACAGCCCCCAGAAGGTGCCCCTCTCCAAGGAGCCAGGCTTCAGCCCGTCCATGGTGAGGAGAAGGCGGGCGGCACAGCGGGCTCGCTCACACTTTCTAGGCGCTGCACCCTCCTATGTGGGGCATCGGGTAAACAGGGCCATTTCTGGGCAAAATGTACAGGACAGCCCCTGCCTGGACCCCCAAACTGCTGATCCCAGGGTAGCAAGACCCTCTTCTGGGAATCCTTTAGTACTCCCTGCTCCTCGAGGCAAGCCAGGCACCCTAGAGGGCCACACACAGCGCCAGGCAGAGCCCCGGGGAGCCGAACGGAGCCTCGAATCCTTTCCCCAAAAGTCTTCTGGCTCTGGCCGGAAGCTGTGTCCCGCTGCCCCACGCCCATCCAGGGCCTCCCCCGACCTGCCTGGGCAGCGGCAGCCCCCAGGGTCCCCAGGCTGCCCCTCCCTGTCTTCTCCTAGTAGCTACCTTGACACCGAATCCAGCAGCTCAGACGAGCTCTTCTGCCGCTGCCACCGGCCCTACTGCGAGATCTGCTTCCAGAGCTCCTCTGAGTCCAGTGACAGTGGCTCGTCAGACACCGACCCGGAGCCTGCGGGGGCGCGGGCTTCCTGGGAAAAGCTGTGGGCCCGCTCGAAGCCTGTCGTGAACTTCAAAGATGATTTGAAACCCACACTGGTGTGA